TCCTCAAGCCACCAATGGGATATGTGTTTGTCTTACAACAACGGGTGTTGGTGTTAAGGTGGTGTGATGAAAGATGcatgcttgtgttttttgttgataCGACAATACTCATCTTTGCAGTTTGCATCTGGATCAGTTATGCCCAATGGGGACTCGACAATTTCCTCTCAGGCCTTCAGCATCACGCAAATGGTCGAGGAGGAAAGTTTATTCTTGCATGTTTGTAAAACCACAGCTTCTGAACTTTGATAAATGACCCtgtcatctttattttaaaggttgTACGTCATCGCCGCCCCCAGTAATGTGTGTCGTGTCATTCACTTCGAACAACAGATGGAGAGTTCGAGGTCACACTCTGTGGACTTGGCCACTGAGAGGGATGTGAATGGGTGcaatgtgcagcagcagcagcagcagcagcattggtCGCGGTTCAACCGGGTCAGTGGCGCTCACACGCGGTGGTCTGAAATGTTGATGTTCACTGGAAACGGGAGGAAATTGATACCATGTGAATCCCAATCTGTTGTCTTCTGTTTTTGTAGCTGGACATTCAAACCCCTAAAGGGGGCAACCTGAAGAACCAGTCGATGTACTACACTCCCAAGGAATCCACTTATGAGTCTGAAATCAAGGCATAAACATCATCATATTTTCTCATGTGCATTTGGAAattcaattagaaaaaaatatagtTAAATTATGAgttgctctttaaaaaaaaaagttgaccaTATGTGAATCTTTATTGCCACTTGACATGCTCGGCCTCTTACTTATTTCTCTTTTCCACTGATTTACTTTGAAATGGATTTTCTGCTCTTGTTTCATGACTTTCtcaggagcctgtgaaagacaCTTTCAGTCTTCCAAACACTACTGCCACACCCACAGGGATCTagtgagtgacacacacacacacacacacacaccattgcaGGGTGCCACCGTTTTTTCAGTTGTTGAACGACAATGAGATTTGATAAAGTGCAAGAATTATACAGGAATTGTTGGTGgctgacacacaaacctctTGCATTGTAAAACTCCAACGCAAATCGGACTGTTGTGTTTGGGTCATCACCACACGTACTCTGTTGTATTTCAGTGCCACTTGCCGGAGACCCATCAAAGGCGCCGCGGGGAGACCTGTCCAGAACACTTACCCGGTCACGCCCGCCAGTCCCACGACCCAGGCGAGGCAAGAGGTCGAGCGGCGCCTCGTGCCGGTCCAGATTCAGATTTTGTTCTTCCTCGTTGTGGTGTGCCTCATGTACCTCGTTTATGTTTGTGTTGAGGACGATTCATTTAGTCCATTTGCAACCTTGCTGGACAGTGCAGGCAGTGACGGGGGCCAGCTCTCTGAGCTGGAGTAACCCGGGGTTCTTTTAGTCGGCACCTTGACTTAAGGTTGCAAGGGTCACATTTGTTGGTGATAGGAGCCATAATGACCCTACCCTGTGAAATCTTCAGGAAGCATACATCGCATTACTATTGACTGTGTCTTTATGGGAGTAAAACTTCTAGATGGTGTTCTTATGGATGTTATCAAAGTGCTtttgttgttggaaaaaaatgttaaacacagaaatttaaactttaaaagatGTTATCTAATGTATAAATGATAATTTTATATTTCCTAACTCAAATTGTGTATGATGTTGGGATGCCTTTTCAAACATTGCCTCAACTCTACTTGTGTAATGTTcatgtgtcattttaaaaatgttttaaccatGTTTGAATAAAGAATTGCTTTATACTTTGTCTTGTGCAACTAATTATACCAACGAAACCGTGAGTGCATGCAGCTCCACAATCTAGTACGTTTCACTTTAAATAGATCTGAGGAAGATGACACGTGTCATGTCGATGTgcgccagcagggggcgctccTTCAAACACGTTCACTCTGCACACGAGCTCCGTGCAGCACAATGACGGACTCGGGGTCGAAGTTTAAAACGCTCAAACTTCTGAAGCTTATTCTGAGTGGTTTTCTCGTTGCGGTCTCGCTGTTATTGACCATCGCGTCCATCCGGACGCTTTCACTGGACGTAAATGTCGGAATGCAGCTCGCACGTTGGGAAAAGACTAATAACGTCTCGCTCGTCATAAGCCAGCAGCAGCGCGAGGAGCTCCTCGCCAATTTTaaaggtatttttattttattttattttgttttgcctGCCTCTGGGAAGTTTAAATGCTTGTTAAACCGTATCACCGTAGCTGGAAGaacgcccctctctctctctctctctccccccccccccccccggtgagcgACGTTCATCAGCGTTAATTAATCCCTGTTTGTCCGTCCAGAGGCGGTCCGGATCCCCACGGTGTCCTTTTCAGAAGACGAGAGCAACACCACCGCGCTGCGAGAGTTTGACCGGTTCCTCCGGAAAGGTAAAGTTCAatgaatctctctctcacacacacacacacacacacacacacacacacacacacacac
This sequence is a window from Pungitius pungitius chromosome 1, fPunPun2.1, whole genome shotgun sequence. Protein-coding genes within it:
- the lemd1 gene encoding LEM domain-containing protein 1 isoform X8; the protein is MSLSSENPAHFSKSRLKSDLVAHNVALPPAKSRKEVYVELHLKHIQRKNAAEFSSDEEDRVENAEEEDERMPDLSGLTDDDLKAALLRHGVEAGPIVASTRGVYENKLRKLLQSDGQGVLNGAERGVLYSDSEDEEETVEQDVEESSSKKGDRPQQGSSEMESSRSHSVDLATERDVNGCNVQQQQQQQHWSRFNRLDIQTPKGGNLKNQSMYYTPKESTYESEIKEPVKDTFSLPNTTATPTGIYATCRRPIKGAAGRPVQNTYPVTPASPTTQARQEVERRLVPVQIQILFFLVVVCLMYLVYVCVEDDSFSPFATLLDSAGSDGGQLSELE
- the lemd1 gene encoding LEM domain-containing protein 1 isoform X3 is translated as MSLSSENPAHFSKSRLKSDLVAHNVALPPAKSRKEVYVELHLKHIQRKNAAEFSSDEEDRVENAEEEDERMPDLSGLTDDDLKAALLRHGVEAGPIVASTRGVYENKLRKLLQSDGQGVLNGAERGVLYSDSEDEEETVEQDVEESSSKKGDRPQQGSSETRGFVYPQCFLPQSRLYVRASRNGELSPKRNSGNAMNSLERSSQIPFASGSVMPNGDSTISSQAFSITQMVEEESLFLHMESSRSHSVDLATERDVNGCNVQQQQQQQHWSRFNRLDIQTPKGGNLKNQSMYYTPKESTYESEIKEPVKDTFSLPNTTATPTGIYATCRRPIKGAAGRPVQNTYPVTPASPTTQARQEVERRLVPVQIQILFFLVVVCLMYLVYVCVEDDSFSPFATLLDSAGSDGGQLSELE
- the lemd1 gene encoding LEM domain-containing protein 1 isoform X5 — protein: MSLSSENPAHFSKSRLKSDLVAHNVALPPAKSRKEVYVELHLKHIQRKNAAEFSSDEEDRVENAEEEDERMPDLSGLTDDDLKAALLRHGVEAGPIVASTRGVYENKLRKLLQSDGQGVLNGAERGVLYSDSEDEEETVEQDVEESSSKKGDRPQQGSSEFASGSVMPNGDSTISSQAFSITQMVEEESLFLHMESSRSHSVDLATERDVNGCNVQQQQQQQHWSRFNRLDIQTPKGGNLKNQSMYYTPKESTYESEIKEPVKDTFSLPNTTATPTGIYATCRRPIKGAAGRPVQNTYPVTPASPTTQARQEVERRLVPVQIQILFFLVVVCLMYLVYVCVEDDSFSPFATLLDSAGSDGGQLSELE
- the lemd1 gene encoding LEM domain-containing protein 1 isoform X6; the encoded protein is MPDLSGLTDDDLKAALLRHGVEAGPIVASTRGVYENKLRKLLQSDGQGVLNGAERGVLYSDSEDEEETVEQDVEESSSKKGDRPQQGSSETRGFVYPQCFLPQSRLYVRASRNGELSPKRNSGNAMNSLERSSQIPVGISRASPVDQRSGLGSGFASGSVMPNGDSTISSQAFSITQMVEEESLFLHMESSRSHSVDLATERDVNGCNVQQQQQQQHWSRFNRLDIQTPKGGNLKNQSMYYTPKESTYESEIKEPVKDTFSLPNTTATPTGIYATCRRPIKGAAGRPVQNTYPVTPASPTTQARQEVERRLVPVQIQILFFLVVVCLMYLVYVCVEDDSFSPFATLLDSAGSDGGQLSELE
- the lemd1 gene encoding LEM domain-containing protein 1 isoform X7, whose amino-acid sequence is MSLSSENPAHFSKSRLKSDLVAHNVALPPAKSRKEVYVELHLKHIQRKNAAEFSSDEEDRVENAEEEDERMPDLSGLTDDDLKAALLRHGVEAGPIVASTRGVYENKLRKLLQSDGQGVLNGAERGVLYSDSEDEEETVEQDVEESSSKKGDRPQQGSSEFASGSVMPNGDSTISSQAFSITQMVEEMESSRSHSVDLATERDVNGCNVQQQQQQQHWSRFNRLDIQTPKGGNLKNQSMYYTPKESTYESEIKEPVKDTFSLPNTTATPTGIYATCRRPIKGAAGRPVQNTYPVTPASPTTQARQEVERRLVPVQIQILFFLVVVCLMYLVYVCVEDDSFSPFATLLDSAGSDGGQLSELE